Proteins encoded in a region of the Neoarius graeffei isolate fNeoGra1 chromosome 3, fNeoGra1.pri, whole genome shotgun sequence genome:
- the pomcb gene encoding proopiomelanocortin b translates to MQCVSWISAALVLCVCGSAVDGQGWDLTDCKGLDSQDKIIECMWQCRLEQLVGKTENLLPNQQRRGTEDEDDEEEEEEEEAEDHLILGMLLSPLAPSREQLSSMRPQRSEERPSYSMEHFRWGKPMSRKRRPVKVHTAVSTDDEGGHEEPSMEAPFLSLSRRQVENGKEHEHKKNANTKSTTKYRITHFRWSAPPASKRYGGFMKPWSERSHKPLLTLLRNIIAINRQ, encoded by the exons ATGCAGTGTGTTTCCTGGATCTCGGCTGCGctcgtcctgtgtgtgtgtggatcagcGGTAGACGGACAAGGCTGGGACCTCACTGACTGCAAAGGCCTCGACTCTCAGGACAAAATAATA GAGTGCATGTGGCAGTGCAGATTGGAGCAGTTGGTTGGCAAGACTGAAAACCTGCTACCGAATCAGCAGCGGCGCGGCACGGAAGACGAAGATgatgaggaggaagaagaagaagaagaagcggaGGATCACTTGATCCTTGGGATGCTGCTCTCACCTCTGGCTCCGTCTCGTGAACAGCTGTCCAGCATGAGACCTCAGCGCAGTGAAGAGAGACCTTCTTACTCCATGGAGCATTTCCGCTGGGGGAAGCCCATGAGCCGCAAGCGTCGTCCGGTCAAAGTGCACACGGCCGTCTCTACGGATGACGAAGGAGGTCACGAGGAACCGTCCATGGAGGCGCCTTTTCTTTCGCTCAGCAGACGTCAGGTGGAGAATGGCAAAGAACACGAGCACAAGAAGAACGCAAACACAAAGAGTACCACGAAGTACCGTATAACCCACTTCCGCTGGAGCGCACCCCCTGCCAGCAAACGCTACGGCGGCTTCATGAAGCCGTGGTCCGAGCGATCCCACAAGCCCCTGCTCACGCTGCTCCGCAACATCATCGCTATAAACAGACAATGA